The Methanobrevibacter millerae genome includes the window ATAACTACAGGATGAATTTTTGTTGGAAGCTCACCATAAATTAAATCAACTAATAAACTTAAAATTAATGTTATTAAAATAAAATGATAAACTTCTAACATAATAATATATTATTTATAATAAAAAAATAAATATTTTATTATTTATTTATAGTAATCGAAGTGATATAATGATTGAAGAAGAAACAATAAAAAATTGGATAGTCGATGAAGGAATATTCAGAGAAAAAAAATTTGATGATAATGCAGATTTTCATTATATTATAGAATTTCCAAAGGACAATATAATGGATGTTGTTAAACCAAAAGGTAAAGATTTTATTCTTATTGCTTGTGCAACACAGGTTTCACCACAACATCTAGACTTGATGAACAACAGCACTCCAAAACAAAGAAGTGATTTTCTTTTAGATGTTAATATGGGAATTAATCAATTTTTAGTTGATTGTCAATTAGCTATCGATCAAAATACTAATTTATTACAGCAATATGTTATTACATATCAGATTTTTGAAGATGGTATCAGTAAAAATAATCTCTTTGATGCATTAAAAAGAGTTTTCAAGTCAAAAATTCAATGTGTATGGATAATAGAAAGGACTTTTGGTACTATTAATGATACTTCTGTCAAACCATCTAATGAAAATTCAATGTTCATCTAGAGAGACAGA containing:
- a CDS encoding DUF2299 domain-containing protein, with the protein product MIEEETIKNWIVDEGIFREKKFDDNADFHYIIEFPKDNIMDVVKPKGKDFILIACATQVSPQHLDLMNNSTPKQRSDFLLDVNMGINQFLVDCQLAIDQNTNLLQQYVITYQIFEDGISKNNLFDALKRVFKSKIQCVWIIERTFGTINDTSVKPSNENSMFI